The Denticeps clupeoides chromosome 1, fDenClu1.1, whole genome shotgun sequence genome segment CGAGAACTCATATGCGTCCCTGGCAGTTGGAGGAAACACGGCGTGGATCGGCATGTACAAGGGATCCTGGACCTGGTCCGATCAAAATAACCTGATATTCCAAAACTGGGGCTCTGGGCAACCAGACAATACTTATGGATGTGGAGGCATCTACTACAGCCAAAGCATATGGCAAGATATGCCTTGTGATTGGAAAATTCCCTTTGTGTGTTATGGAGGTGAGCTGTCCCCAAATGTCCCTAAAGGACATTATGACTCAATAAACTCAAACTTTGAGGTACATATAGACTGCACAATAGAATAAGCTAGAGGACTGAATACAGCTGTTTAGAGGACAGCTGACACAGAGAGGTATCAGCACAGGGataattatttgttaatttGACACTGTAGATGTAGACTACATAGCAGCCAGCCAAAAGAGGGCGCCAGATCTGGGgagtcgtctttttttttttttgaagacatCACACCATCCCTCAGGGCATAATGTTGACGATTATTATTCTTTTGAAGCAACTTAAGGTAACACCAGTTGAGCCCATAACAAGCTATCAATAAAATGTAGTTAATAATGAGGGTTCCTGAGGTGTAACTTATTGCAAACAATTAAGGAGCAATTTTTTAGGAGCCTGAACACTTGCACAAAAATTTCAAATATAAGAATACCATGgattaaatgtataattttcttCTACCTTTATATAAGATGAACAGCTACTTTTTATGAAAGAGATTTTCATAAAAACCTCTTTTGTGACTGACTGTGTGCATCTTTTGAAGCCCTGAAGCAGAAGATGGTGGTCAGAGTCAACATTTCGTCAGTGATGGACCTGGAAGACCTTGATGTACAGACATCTGTCTTTCAGCAGGTGAGTTCCATCCTCCCTGAGATTGTATTCCACTGTAGAGCATGACCGTTACAAATTGATAAGAACCTAATGTAAGCATGAGTATGCATAGATTTTATACTTTTTCTTGAACAGATAGAAGACACTCTGAAGAAGGGTGGAATGTATGATCAGGCCAATTTGACATGGAACGAGCAGGAGTATGGAAACGTCTTCGAGAATACAGATGCTACAACAAGCAAGAAGAGGAATAAGAGAGAGGACCTTTAAATGTGAAAACTGGTTCCTCTGACGTAGGAAAGTCATTCAACACAGGACAACAAAGTTCTAAATTAATGAAATCAATGGAAATAATGCAAGATCTCAAACATACTGTTGTAGTAGTTACTAAAAGATGTGTAATGGCTTTCACATTTAGTTTTGTGTGCTTAATCCAGCAATAAACGTGTACCTCTGCATCTGAAATATGAACCGAAACAAATGCACTTCTTTACCTGTGGTATCGATCAAAACACAAATGTGGACTAGATGTTCATACACTCCGTTGCTCTCGAGCTCTTCAgacaaatctatattttagGGAGGAACTCGATAAACGGTTTCTGTATTATttcaaatatagaaatattagACTTCTAAAAGGCTTGATAACATCTGTTTTGTCCATAGAGTAATTTTAGGTCACTTTTACCCCTTCCAGAACATCTTTTAAAGTACTATCTGTGTATCTTTTTGAAACTGCTGTAAACAGACCACCAGAAGTTCTGCTTTGTCCATTTTCTTGGTACGGATGGTTTCTAGAGTTTACCAGAATCACG includes the following:
- the LOC114794082 gene encoding L-selectin-like, producing the protein MTAERYILVAVGGNWKQAQTYCRQQYTDLVSLRNSTENSYASLAVGGNTAWIGMYKGSWTWSDQNNLIFQNWGSGQPDNTYGCGGIYYSQSIWQDMPCDWKIPFVCYGALKQKMVVRVNISSVMDLEDLDVQTSVFQQIEDTLKKGGMYDQANLTWNEQEYGNVFENTDATTSKKRNKREDL